A genomic window from Exiguobacterium acetylicum DSM 20416 includes:
- the glgA gene encoding glycogen synthase GlgA has translation MKVWFAATEATPFIKTGGLADVVGSLPLALAEEGADVSVVLPNYGQIKEQYKSEMEFLFDFIVPVGWRQQFGAVLRLKQDGVTFYFIDNEYYFKRDGVIYGHYDDAERFAYFSRAVLEMIQHLDRKEVPDVIHCHDWQTGVIPAFLRIHYQHLERYQDIKTVFTIHNLQYQGVFPEEVLGDLLGLSHEHFTADGIAHNGLVNYMKAGLVHSNQITTVSPSYRDEIMDPYYGETLEPVLQHRAVDVRGILNGIDYRQFDPAHDTHLVETYSVDTVTEGKAKNKAALQEELGLPINPDVPLFGFVSRLVDQKGIDLLAHILPDLFELDAQFIILGSGEAEYEGLFHHATSIRPDKIASYIGFDVGLAQRIYAGSDAFLMPSRFEPCGLSQLISMKYGCLPVVRETGGLRDTVKPFNQFTLEGNGFSFANYNAHEFLEAIKRTIEVYHDRPVFEHLIETAMNEDFSWLRSADEYLALYRLIAPSAT, from the coding sequence ATGAAGGTATGGTTTGCTGCCACGGAAGCGACACCCTTCATCAAGACAGGGGGGCTAGCTGACGTCGTCGGCTCGCTCCCCTTAGCGCTTGCTGAGGAAGGGGCAGACGTTTCGGTCGTCTTACCCAATTACGGTCAAATCAAGGAGCAATATAAATCAGAGATGGAGTTCTTGTTCGACTTCATCGTGCCAGTCGGTTGGCGCCAGCAATTTGGTGCTGTCCTCCGTTTGAAACAAGATGGTGTGACGTTCTATTTCATCGATAATGAGTACTACTTCAAACGGGATGGCGTCATTTATGGACATTACGATGATGCGGAACGGTTTGCGTATTTCTCACGTGCCGTCCTTGAGATGATTCAACATCTGGATCGGAAAGAAGTACCGGACGTCATCCATTGTCACGATTGGCAAACTGGTGTGATTCCAGCGTTCCTGCGGATCCATTATCAGCACCTCGAGCGCTATCAAGATATTAAAACAGTCTTTACGATTCACAATCTACAATACCAAGGTGTTTTCCCAGAAGAAGTACTCGGGGACTTACTTGGATTGAGTCATGAACACTTCACAGCCGATGGTATTGCTCACAACGGTCTCGTCAATTATATGAAGGCAGGACTGGTCCACTCCAATCAAATCACGACAGTCAGTCCATCGTATCGTGATGAGATCATGGATCCGTATTACGGTGAGACGCTTGAGCCAGTCTTGCAACATCGCGCTGTCGACGTGCGTGGCATCTTGAACGGGATCGACTATCGTCAATTTGATCCTGCGCATGATACGCATCTCGTTGAGACGTATTCCGTTGATACCGTCACGGAAGGAAAAGCAAAAAACAAGGCTGCCTTACAAGAGGAACTAGGTCTCCCGATCAATCCGGACGTACCACTGTTCGGTTTCGTTTCTCGTCTTGTCGACCAAAAGGGAATCGATTTACTCGCGCATATCTTACCAGACTTGTTCGAACTCGATGCGCAGTTCATCATTCTCGGATCGGGTGAAGCGGAATATGAAGGGTTGTTCCATCATGCGACATCGATTCGTCCAGACAAAATCGCTTCTTATATCGGATTTGACGTTGGTCTCGCACAACGGATCTATGCAGGAAGTGATGCTTTCTTGATGCCTTCGCGTTTTGAACCGTGTGGTCTCAGTCAGTTGATTTCGATGAAGTATGGCTGTTTACCGGTCGTTCGGGAAACAGGTGGGCTCCGTGATACGGTTAAACCGTTCAATCAGTTCACGTTAGAAGGAAATGGATTCTCGTTCGCGAATTATAATGCACATGAGTTTTTAGAAGCGATTAAACGTACGATCGAGGTGTATCATGATCGACCAGTCTTTGAGCATTTGATTGAGACAGCGATGAATGAGGACTTCAGTTGGTTGCGTTCAGCCGACGAATACTTGGCTTTATATCGTTTGATTGCACCGTCCGCCACTTGA
- the trmL gene encoding tRNA (uridine(34)/cytosine(34)/5-carboxymethylaminomethyluridine(34)-2'-O)-methyltransferase TrmL: protein MAIHVVMYQPEIPQNTGNISRTCAATHSVLHLIRPLGFSTDDKQLKRAGLDYWEFVDVRYHDSLEELWEKHPEGIFYYITKYGEQYPSQIDLSDIEQDYFFVFGRETKGLPLEVIDANAERCIRLPQSNLVRSLNVSNTAAIIVYEALRQQGYAGLL, encoded by the coding sequence ATGGCTATTCATGTCGTTATGTATCAACCGGAGATTCCTCAAAATACAGGAAATATTTCACGTACCTGTGCAGCGACGCATTCCGTCCTTCACTTGATTCGACCGCTCGGCTTCTCGACGGACGATAAGCAACTTAAACGTGCGGGTCTTGATTACTGGGAATTCGTCGATGTTCGTTATCATGATTCGTTAGAAGAACTGTGGGAGAAACATCCGGAAGGTATTTTCTACTATATTACGAAATATGGGGAACAGTACCCGAGTCAGATTGACTTATCGGACATCGAACAGGACTATTTCTTCGTCTTTGGTCGGGAAACAAAAGGATTGCCGCTTGAAGTCATCGATGCGAACGCAGAACGGTGTATCCGTCTACCTCAATCGAACCTCGTTCGTTCACTGAACGTCTCAAACACGGCAGCGATCATCGTCTATGAAGCATTACGTCAACAAGGATACGCAGGTCTTCTGTAA
- a CDS encoding methylated-DNA--[protein]-cysteine S-methyltransferase, protein MPFQQLTYEFGTLLVAWEKEQIVYLDFGLNEERARTYLKEETDEGELPKAWRMAFDRYAQGDIQALDALPCQLRVTPFAEQVLHALRTVPFGQTISYGELARMIGKPKAARAVGGALNRNPIALIYPCHRVIGATGKLTGFASGIAHKEALLAHEIGEN, encoded by the coding sequence ATGCCATTTCAACAGCTCACTTATGAGTTTGGTACATTGCTCGTCGCATGGGAAAAAGAGCAAATCGTGTATCTCGATTTTGGATTGAATGAAGAGCGTGCTCGGACCTATTTAAAAGAAGAAACCGACGAAGGTGAGTTACCGAAAGCTTGGCGCATGGCATTTGATCGTTACGCACAAGGAGACATACAAGCGCTTGACGCGCTTCCTTGTCAGTTACGTGTCACACCATTTGCAGAGCAAGTATTGCATGCTTTACGAACCGTTCCGTTTGGTCAGACGATCAGTTACGGTGAACTGGCTCGAATGATTGGCAAACCAAAGGCAGCACGAGCCGTCGGCGGTGCCTTGAATCGGAATCCGATCGCATTGATTTATCCATGTCACCGCGTCATAGGGGCGACGGGTAAACTGACGGGTTTTGCAAGTGGGATTGCCCATAAAGAAGCGCTTTTAGCGCATGAGATAGGAGAGAATTGA
- the glgD gene encoding glucose-1-phosphate adenylyltransferase subunit GlgD, whose protein sequence is MKVDLLGVINLSGEEGFFKELTEHRNLAAVPFAGRYRLIDFTLTNMVQNDIANIGIFTLEKYRGMMDHLGSGKEWDLDRSNGGLYIFPPALSQDANEFRGDLSNFHLHRDFFLRSKENYVVVSGSNILSAVDYRDVLREHKESNADITVVYTKRELPCKYCRPIRFGEQNRVTAIGSRGFQPTDETFYMETVVLSKNLFVRLIDEAIARGEYDLLQSIIRSQLNRLHVHGYEYSGTSQVIHSLRSYYRESMLLLEQWGAINDFQHVYTKIKHEPPTRYLPGSDIKNSLVANGCKLEGTTTDSILFRGVKVGKHARVKNSIIMQKSVIEEGAVVEYAILDKEVTVKRGQVIRGTAEEPIVIKKQTIV, encoded by the coding sequence ATGAAGGTCGATCTATTAGGCGTCATCAATCTGAGTGGTGAAGAAGGATTTTTTAAAGAATTGACAGAACATCGCAACTTGGCAGCAGTGCCATTTGCCGGTCGTTATCGGTTGATCGATTTTACATTGACGAACATGGTACAAAACGATATCGCGAACATCGGGATTTTTACGCTCGAGAAATATCGTGGAATGATGGATCACCTTGGATCAGGTAAGGAATGGGATCTTGACCGTTCAAACGGCGGACTTTACATCTTCCCACCCGCATTATCACAAGATGCGAATGAGTTCCGCGGGGATCTATCGAACTTCCATCTGCACCGTGATTTTTTCCTTCGCAGTAAAGAAAATTACGTCGTTGTCTCTGGTTCAAACATCTTATCTGCAGTAGATTATCGTGATGTGTTACGCGAACATAAAGAATCGAATGCGGATATCACGGTTGTTTATACGAAGCGTGAACTACCTTGTAAATACTGCCGTCCGATCCGTTTTGGCGAACAGAATCGCGTAACGGCAATCGGATCACGGGGTTTCCAGCCGACGGATGAGACATTCTACATGGAAACGGTCGTTCTGTCGAAAAATCTCTTTGTTCGTTTAATTGATGAAGCGATTGCTCGTGGTGAGTACGACTTACTTCAGAGTATCATTCGTTCGCAGTTGAACCGTCTACACGTGCATGGTTATGAGTACAGCGGTACATCACAAGTCATTCACTCGCTTCGTTCATACTATCGTGAGAGCATGCTGTTGCTTGAACAATGGGGAGCAATCAATGACTTCCAGCATGTCTATACGAAAATCAAGCATGAGCCACCGACACGTTATCTACCGGGTTCTGACATCAAGAACTCACTTGTCGCGAACGGCTGTAAATTAGAAGGAACGACGACGGACAGCATCTTGTTCCGGGGTGTCAAAGTCGGAAAACACGCTCGTGTCAAGAACTCGATCATCATGCAAAAATCAGTCATTGAAGAAGGCGCGGTCGTTGAGTACGCGATTCTCGATAAAGAAGTCACCGTCAAACGCGGTCAAGTCATCCGCGGAACGGCAGAAGAACCAATCGTCATCAAAAAACAAACAATCGTTTAA
- a CDS encoding glycogen/starch/alpha-glucan phosphorylase, whose product MFKDKEKFKERFTERFVSMHGKAITEATENDIYQTLAYLVRETVTTDWLRTKETYIHKKSKQVYYFSLEFLLGRFLHNNLLSLDVLKDVERGLDELGYQLSDLTEEEPEPGLGNGGLGRLAACFLDSLAALGLPGHGNGIRYQYGLFKQKIIDGYQVELPDNWLKNGNMWEIRRSDKAVDVPFGGHVWLEEVGDGYRVHHEPAEIVRAVPYDMPIVGYQNKVVNNLRLWSAESPLDDDELLSQYRGNYKDLLAHKQSIQTISEFLYPDDTTYEGKELRLKQQYFFVSAGLRSILTSFKKRNHSLKQLGNHIAIHINDTHPVVAIPELMRILIDEEGFGWEEAWRITKSVMSFTNHTLLSEALERWPIDLFRRLLPRIYLIIEEINRRFCKDVLANYPHMEAHMRDIAIIADDRINMANLAVVGTHSTNGVAQIHTEILKQREMRLFYEMFPLRFNNKTNGITHRRWFLSSNPALANRVTEAIGDSWIQHPSDLQKLTKWAEDSALQKDIAEIKLQRKEELALLIEKETGIVVDPTSIFDVQVKRLHAYKRQLLNALHIHSLYYRLKEDRSFTMTPRTFIFGAKAAPGYHYAKEVIRYINALARLINQDPDVSPYLKVVFLENYRVSLAEKIFPASDVSEQISTASYEASGTGNMKFMMNGALTIGTLDGANIEIRDEVGDANIFIFGLTPQEVMNYKQYGGYSAYDQYSAQPELRRIIDSLVDGTLFAPGEFQAIYDSLLTYNDEYLILKDFMSYQQAQERIDRMYQQPEEWYKRVILNIARSGVFSSDRTIKEYANAIWNIKPIQL is encoded by the coding sequence ATGTTCAAAGATAAAGAGAAGTTCAAGGAGAGGTTTACGGAACGATTCGTTTCGATGCATGGCAAGGCAATAACGGAAGCAACAGAAAACGATATCTATCAGACACTTGCCTATCTGGTACGTGAGACGGTCACGACCGACTGGTTACGGACGAAGGAAACGTATATCCATAAAAAAAGTAAGCAAGTCTATTACTTTTCACTCGAGTTTTTACTCGGACGTTTCCTGCATAACAACCTATTGAGTCTTGATGTCTTAAAGGATGTGGAACGGGGACTTGACGAACTCGGATATCAGCTCAGTGATTTGACAGAAGAAGAGCCGGAACCTGGACTTGGGAACGGAGGGCTCGGTCGTCTCGCGGCGTGTTTCCTCGATTCCCTGGCTGCGCTGGGTCTGCCTGGACACGGGAACGGGATCCGGTATCAGTACGGTCTGTTTAAGCAAAAAATCATCGACGGCTATCAAGTCGAGTTACCGGATAACTGGCTGAAGAACGGGAACATGTGGGAAATCAGACGTTCTGATAAAGCGGTCGATGTTCCATTTGGTGGTCATGTCTGGCTTGAAGAAGTCGGTGATGGATATCGTGTCCATCATGAACCGGCTGAAATCGTCCGTGCTGTTCCGTACGATATGCCGATCGTCGGCTATCAAAACAAGGTCGTCAATAACCTGCGACTCTGGAGTGCTGAGTCTCCACTTGATGATGATGAATTACTTAGCCAATACCGTGGGAACTATAAAGATTTACTGGCACATAAACAATCGATTCAGACGATTTCAGAGTTCCTGTATCCGGATGATACGACGTACGAAGGAAAAGAGTTGCGTCTGAAGCAACAATACTTCTTCGTTTCTGCCGGATTACGGAGTATCTTGACGTCCTTTAAAAAGCGAAATCATTCATTGAAGCAACTCGGGAACCATATCGCGATCCATATCAACGATACGCATCCGGTCGTCGCGATTCCAGAGTTGATGCGGATTCTAATCGATGAAGAAGGATTTGGATGGGAAGAAGCATGGCGCATCACGAAGAGTGTCATGTCGTTTACGAATCACACGTTACTATCAGAAGCACTCGAACGCTGGCCGATTGATTTGTTCCGTCGCTTGTTACCGCGTATCTACCTCATCATCGAAGAAATCAACCGACGTTTCTGTAAGGATGTCCTTGCGAACTATCCACATATGGAAGCGCATATGCGAGATATCGCCATCATCGCGGATGACCGAATCAACATGGCGAATCTTGCTGTCGTCGGCACGCATTCGACGAATGGTGTCGCGCAGATTCATACTGAGATTTTGAAGCAACGCGAGATGCGACTATTTTATGAGATGTTTCCGCTTCGCTTCAATAATAAGACGAACGGGATTACACATCGTCGCTGGTTCCTCTCATCAAATCCAGCACTGGCAAATCGTGTGACAGAAGCAATCGGGGATAGTTGGATTCAGCATCCGTCCGATTTGCAAAAGTTGACGAAATGGGCAGAGGATTCAGCATTACAGAAGGACATCGCCGAAATCAAACTTCAGCGTAAAGAAGAATTAGCGTTGCTCATTGAAAAAGAAACCGGTATCGTCGTGGACCCGACCTCGATATTTGATGTTCAAGTCAAGCGATTGCATGCGTACAAACGTCAACTGTTGAATGCGTTACACATTCATTCGCTCTACTATCGTCTGAAGGAAGACCGTTCCTTCACGATGACACCGCGGACATTCATCTTTGGTGCAAAGGCGGCACCAGGCTATCATTATGCAAAAGAAGTCATTCGTTATATCAATGCGTTAGCTCGCTTGATTAATCAGGATCCAGACGTCAGTCCGTACTTGAAAGTCGTCTTCCTAGAAAACTACCGTGTATCGCTTGCTGAAAAGATTTTCCCGGCAAGTGATGTCAGCGAGCAGATTTCGACTGCCAGTTATGAAGCCTCCGGAACCGGCAACATGAAGTTCATGATGAATGGTGCACTGACAATTGGAACGCTCGACGGAGCGAACATCGAAATTCGAGACGAAGTTGGGGATGCGAATATCTTCATCTTCGGCTTAACACCACAGGAAGTCATGAATTATAAACAATACGGTGGTTACAGTGCGTACGATCAATACAGTGCCCAACCCGAGTTGCGACGGATCATCGATAGTCTCGTCGACGGAACATTATTTGCTCCAGGTGAATTCCAAGCGATTTACGATTCATTATTAACGTATAATGATGAGTATCTGATCCTGAAAGACTTCATGTCGTATCAACAAGCGCAGGAACGAATCGATCGGATGTATCAGCAACCAGAAGAATGGTATAAACGCGTCATTCTTAATATTGCACGGTCAGGTGTGTTCTCAAGTGACCGCACG
- a CDS encoding transglycosylase domain-containing protein: MRITTGYLVLLGLATMLLFSLFSIKDELKTARTLFFWADEQTTRHPLTSYQPITVTYENKRVELYDGLRRDDLTPRTLPQKVEQAFVAIEDQRFYQHDGYDITGILRAFTKNQSDSKSQGGSTITQQLARMTYLSNEKTYTRKIKELLIAVSLEQKYSKKELMTAYVNQAYFANNIYGIELAAKSYFNKPARELSWSEISFLTAIPNNPSLYDPLRFPENTKKRQQRIVQALIRDRVLTKDFAISRVSPRSYKPSVPYPDYIDATVQAAVRMTAQKNGWSEKHAAEYLHQQGAVISTYLDSAEQRRAKEALRNLPDPIEGAYVGIDGQTHGVTALVGYKSNLTGQFNRAVQSYRQPGSAIKPLLVYGPYLEKTKARLSSTLDGSPVCIDGYCPSNSGNRILGQVTIADAIAYSYNTPAIRAFAVSFREGLKSIRPFQFSQWTREDDAFTSALGGLQYGISPYELTNAYTVFVNDGLYRPASMIKSITLKNGTVERPQEKEQRIWSSQTNRELRAGLKNVMTYGTGRKGYDSSARYIGGKTGTTNDNKDMWFVGIKNQHIGGIWLGADRPRPFPVEANATLQVQTWAKILRP, encoded by the coding sequence ATGCGAATTACTACAGGATATCTTGTCTTACTTGGTCTTGCGACGATGCTTCTATTTTCCTTATTTTCAATCAAAGATGAGCTGAAAACAGCACGTACACTTTTTTTCTGGGCCGATGAACAGACGACGCGACATCCACTGACCTCCTACCAACCAATCACTGTAACCTATGAAAACAAACGAGTCGAGCTCTATGACGGATTACGACGGGATGACCTAACTCCTCGAACATTGCCGCAAAAAGTTGAGCAAGCGTTTGTTGCCATTGAAGATCAGCGTTTCTATCAACATGACGGATATGACATCACAGGAATCTTACGCGCGTTTACAAAAAATCAGTCTGATTCTAAATCTCAAGGTGGCAGTACGATCACACAACAACTGGCAAGAATGACGTATCTGTCAAACGAAAAAACATATACTAGAAAAATAAAAGAGCTGTTAATTGCTGTGTCGTTGGAGCAAAAATATTCGAAAAAAGAACTGATGACAGCGTATGTCAATCAAGCCTATTTTGCGAATAATATTTATGGCATCGAACTTGCTGCGAAATCCTATTTCAATAAGCCAGCACGCGAGTTGAGTTGGTCTGAAATCAGTTTTCTGACAGCAATTCCGAACAATCCTTCTCTTTATGACCCGCTACGCTTTCCTGAAAACACAAAAAAACGTCAGCAACGAATCGTTCAAGCGTTAATACGCGATCGTGTCCTGACAAAAGATTTTGCTATTTCTCGTGTGTCGCCTCGATCCTACAAACCGAGTGTTCCTTATCCGGACTATATCGATGCGACCGTTCAAGCTGCCGTTCGGATGACGGCTCAAAAAAATGGTTGGAGTGAGAAGCATGCTGCAGAATATCTGCATCAACAAGGTGCGGTCATCTCGACATACCTCGACTCAGCAGAACAACGACGAGCTAAAGAAGCTCTTCGCAATCTACCCGACCCGATTGAGGGTGCTTATGTTGGCATCGACGGACAAACACACGGGGTCACGGCTCTTGTCGGCTACAAATCGAATTTGACAGGTCAGTTCAACCGAGCAGTGCAGTCGTACCGCCAACCTGGTTCAGCTATCAAACCGTTACTTGTCTATGGTCCTTACCTTGAAAAAACGAAAGCTCGCTTGTCGAGCACGTTAGACGGTAGTCCCGTCTGTATCGATGGATACTGTCCGTCAAATAGCGGAAATCGAATTCTTGGACAAGTAACGATTGCTGATGCGATCGCTTACTCCTATAACACACCAGCCATTCGAGCATTCGCGGTGTCTTTCCGGGAAGGATTGAAGTCCATCCGTCCGTTCCAGTTCAGCCAATGGACACGTGAGGATGACGCCTTTACGAGTGCTCTAGGTGGTTTACAGTACGGAATCAGTCCATATGAACTGACGAACGCTTATACCGTATTCGTTAATGATGGGCTCTATCGACCGGCATCGATGATTAAAAGTATTACGCTTAAGAATGGAACGGTCGAACGACCACAAGAAAAGGAACAACGCATTTGGTCCAGTCAGACGAATCGGGAATTACGGGCTGGTTTAAAAAATGTCATGACATATGGAACGGGACGCAAAGGATATGATTCCTCTGCGCGCTATATCGGAGGAAAAACAGGAACAACGAACGATAACAAGGACATGTGGTTCGTCGGTATTAAGAATCAACATATCGGAGGGATTTGGCTAGGGGCAGATCGCCCGCGTCCCTTCCCTGTTGAGGCGAATGCAACGTTACAGGTCCAGACATGGGCGAAGATTTTACGTCCTTAA
- the queG gene encoding tRNA epoxyqueuosine(34) reductase QueG: MDGVQLKLALQEYATEIGIDELKVTTADPFLVLKRRLQVQQEKGFASGFEEPDIDLRTTPSLLVEDAASIIAIAVAYPSTLKNAPRGKEGERRGIFCRSSWGLDYHQALRQRLTLLEEKIQELSPGARTRSMVDTGELVDRAVAERAGIGFSGKNCSIISEEHGSYLYLGELITDIVLPPDQPVEELCGTCNKCIDACPTDALVEPGVIDAKRCISFLTQTKTLLPEPFRMALGNRLYGCDTCQQVCPYNRKRNATHHAELQPDPEQVKPLLVPLLSMSNREFKSRFGTLSGAWRGKKPIQRNAICALVHYRDKSAIEALRLMTENDAREDMRALALWAVGRIGGVDEKSYIESRLLADIAVDVQTEGQRLLEEWGESDAISTAHL, translated from the coding sequence ATGGATGGTGTACAATTGAAACTGGCTTTACAAGAGTACGCAACAGAAATCGGAATCGATGAGCTGAAGGTGACGACAGCCGATCCGTTTCTTGTCTTAAAACGTCGTCTGCAAGTGCAGCAGGAGAAAGGATTTGCTTCTGGTTTCGAAGAGCCGGATATCGATTTACGAACGACTCCTTCGTTACTCGTAGAAGATGCCGCTTCGATCATTGCGATTGCGGTCGCGTATCCAAGTACCCTCAAAAATGCACCTCGTGGTAAGGAAGGAGAGCGGCGCGGTATCTTTTGTCGATCGTCTTGGGGGCTCGATTATCATCAGGCGTTACGACAACGTTTAACGTTGCTTGAAGAAAAAATTCAAGAGCTGAGTCCGGGTGCGCGGACGCGCTCAATGGTCGATACGGGAGAACTCGTCGATCGTGCTGTGGCGGAACGAGCAGGTATCGGATTCAGTGGGAAAAACTGCTCGATCATCAGTGAGGAGCACGGATCCTATCTCTATCTTGGTGAACTAATTACAGATATCGTCCTACCGCCTGATCAGCCAGTCGAAGAATTGTGTGGAACATGCAATAAGTGTATCGACGCTTGTCCGACGGATGCGCTTGTTGAACCTGGCGTCATCGATGCTAAACGGTGTATCTCGTTTTTGACACAGACGAAAACGTTGCTTCCAGAACCATTTCGAATGGCGCTTGGGAACCGTCTATACGGTTGTGATACGTGTCAGCAAGTCTGTCCATATAACCGGAAGAGGAATGCGACACATCACGCTGAACTACAGCCGGATCCAGAACAAGTCAAACCGCTCTTAGTCCCACTCTTATCCATGAGTAACCGTGAGTTCAAGAGTCGGTTCGGAACATTATCCGGCGCATGGCGTGGAAAGAAACCGATTCAGCGTAATGCGATTTGTGCGCTCGTTCATTATCGAGACAAGAGCGCGATTGAGGCGTTACGGTTAATGACGGAAAACGATGCCCGCGAAGACATGCGGGCGCTTGCACTCTGGGCAGTTGGTCGAATTGGTGGAGTCGATGAGAAGTCGTACATCGAATCACGTCTTTTAGCCGATATTGCAGTGGATGTGCAAACCGAAGGACAACGGTTACTTGAGGAGTGGGGGGAATCAGATGCCATTTCAACAGCTCACTTATGA
- a CDS encoding DUF5366 family protein produces the protein MRTNVYLLSYAPLISILLFSTSLAIATTELALHWLDQVGVYDELLQLLTARDTKLVVWLGFLIVYFMIFSSLKLLSDTINQLGFAFFIKEQEGTTLGMLRPGSILLLIGGCVSFAFMTSFLHVGIVLLVSFFIYFIFYTVQISKMTSAAGAVGLIIFSFLAWGVLLAGLSWVGLTLFNSFGEAILFPS, from the coding sequence ATGCGTACGAACGTTTACCTATTAAGTTATGCCCCGCTGATCAGCATTTTGTTATTTAGTACGTCCCTTGCGATTGCAACGACGGAACTCGCATTACATTGGCTCGATCAAGTCGGCGTGTACGATGAACTACTTCAACTCTTGACGGCACGCGATACGAAGCTCGTCGTTTGGCTTGGCTTTTTGATCGTCTACTTTATGATCTTTAGTTCGCTTAAACTATTATCGGATACGATCAATCAGCTCGGTTTTGCCTTTTTCATCAAGGAACAAGAGGGAACGACACTCGGTATGTTACGTCCGGGAAGTATTCTGCTACTTATCGGAGGTTGTGTCAGCTTCGCCTTCATGACGTCCTTCTTGCATGTCGGCATCGTGTTGCTTGTGTCCTTTTTCATCTATTTTATCTTTTACACGGTTCAAATCAGTAAAATGACGAGTGCAGCAGGAGCCGTCGGTTTGATCATCTTTTCTTTCTTAGCCTGGGGCGTTCTGCTTGCTGGTCTATCATGGGTCGGTCTAACTTTATTCAATTCCTTCGGGGAAGCGATTTTATTTCCGAGTTGA
- a CDS encoding glucose-1-phosphate adenylyltransferase, protein MAKKNVVAMLLAGGEGKRLGALTKHTAKPAVAFGGKYRIIDFPLSNCTNSGIDTVGVLTQYEPLELNRYLGIGSPWDLDRRNGGLTILPPYQAQNGKNWYEGTANAIYRNMSYINQFDPEYVLVLSGDHIYKMDYEKMIEEHRVTGSDVTISVREVPWDEAPRFGILNTDDDLRINEFEEKPKNPKSNLASMGIYVFNWDILKRHLIQDAGDAESSFDFGKNIIPNMLFENLNIRAYKFKGYWKDVGTIQSLWEANMDLLTAEPEFDLYEPSWKVHSVNPNQQPQYIGNAATVETSIINEGCHIEGEINHSVLFYGVDVAEGSLVKDSVIFPNVKIGRDVTIHRAILADGVIVEDGATIGSPDGEVFVIEADSIVKKNEVIKEAIQ, encoded by the coding sequence ATGGCTAAAAAGAATGTCGTTGCGATGTTACTTGCAGGCGGAGAAGGGAAACGTCTGGGAGCTTTAACGAAACATACTGCAAAACCAGCTGTTGCATTTGGAGGAAAGTACCGGATCATTGATTTCCCGCTATCGAACTGTACGAACTCAGGAATCGATACAGTTGGTGTATTGACGCAATATGAACCACTTGAATTAAACCGTTATCTCGGAATCGGGAGTCCATGGGATCTGGATCGCCGTAATGGCGGATTAACGATTCTTCCACCATACCAAGCACAGAACGGCAAAAACTGGTATGAGGGCACAGCAAATGCTATTTATCGAAACATGAGTTATATCAATCAATTTGACCCTGAATATGTTCTTGTTCTATCAGGTGACCATATCTATAAAATGGACTATGAAAAGATGATTGAGGAACACCGTGTGACAGGTTCTGATGTCACGATTTCCGTACGTGAAGTACCATGGGACGAGGCACCGCGATTTGGTATCCTCAATACGGACGATGACTTACGAATCAATGAATTCGAAGAAAAACCAAAAAATCCGAAATCAAATCTTGCATCGATGGGGATTTATGTCTTTAACTGGGATATCTTAAAACGCCACTTGATTCAAGATGCCGGCGATGCGGAATCAAGCTTTGACTTCGGTAAAAATATCATCCCGAACATGCTTTTTGAAAATCTCAATATCCGTGCGTATAAATTCAAAGGGTACTGGAAAGACGTCGGAACGATTCAATCTCTTTGGGAAGCGAACATGGACCTATTGACGGCAGAGCCTGAGTTCGATTTGTATGAACCGTCATGGAAAGTACATTCGGTCAACCCGAATCAGCAACCACAATACATCGGGAATGCTGCGACAGTCGAGACATCGATCATCAACGAAGGATGCCACATCGAAGGAGAAATCAATCATTCGGTTCTCTTCTATGGTGTCGATGTAGCAGAAGGATCACTCGTCAAGGACTCGGTCATTTTCCCGAACGTCAAAATCGGACGAGACGTCACGATTCACCGGGCAATCTTAGCAGATGGCGTGATTGTTGAAGATGGTGCGACGATTGGGTCTCCGGACGGAGAAGTCTTCGTCATTGAAGCAGACAGTATCGTCAAAAAGAACGAAGTCATCAAAGAAGCGATTCAATAA